The following are encoded in a window of Chryseobacterium sp. genomic DNA:
- a CDS encoding DUF4920 domain-containing protein, translated as MKKLLLAAMVAVMGVTASAQQKLNIPEAVKGQQYGSGVSEEQTFDVYSTGRIKKALQKADKLDNIIIQAKVSEVCEKKGCWLTLVDNDTRFMVKMKDYAFFLPQSMVGKTVLLHANAEKKTTPVKELQHYAEDSGASKEDIAKITEPQTEIRILAQGIKVVD; from the coding sequence ATGAAAAAGTTATTATTGGCCGCCATGGTCGCTGTAATGGGAGTTACCGCCAGTGCGCAGCAGAAACTGAATATTCCGGAAGCCGTAAAAGGCCAGCAGTACGGATCGGGTGTCAGCGAAGAGCAAACCTTTGATGTGTACAGCACCGGCAGGATAAAAAAAGCTTTACAGAAAGCGGATAAACTGGACAATATCATCATCCAGGCAAAGGTGAGTGAAGTTTGTGAAAAGAAGGGCTGTTGGTTAACGCTCGTAGATAATGACACTCGATTTATGGTGAAAATGAAAGACTATGCCTTCTTTTTGCCCCAGTCTATGGTAGGGAAAACGGTACTTTTGCACGCAAACGCCGAAAAGAAGACTACACCTGTAAAAGAACTGCAGCATTATGCTGAAGATTCTGGTGCAAGCAAGGAAGATATTGCCAAAATCACTGAACCTCAAACCGAAATACGAATCCTGGCGCAGGGAATAAAGGTGGTGGACTAA
- a CDS encoding cytochrome-c peroxidase produces the protein MKYVLVIFATLGILYSFSGTEKIDRTYSAIDLRELYGSGDPGRWPQAHLFDEAIEGFQDIGPLPRPAFPKDNPYSKEKEELGKMLFFDPRLSGSGQISCTNCHDPEMMWADGRRVSFGHDKQTGTRNAPTVLNIVYATQLFWDGRAKDLEAQAKFPIENPLEMNIHSRLAVRRIAKIEGYKDLFKAAFGDSKVNEDRIVKAIATFERSLVSPPSRFDKFVSGQKNALSDSEVRGLHLFRTKANCINCHNTPYFSDQKFHNLGLTYFGREYQDLGLYEITKKKEDVGKFKTPTLREVSHTAPYMHNGLFPNIRGVLNMYNAGMPDEKGNKEDPLFPKKSGMLTTLNLSEEDFVDIENFLTSLHSYKYKMRAPVLPTK, from the coding sequence ATGAAGTATGTATTAGTCATTTTTGCCACGCTTGGAATTCTTTACTCTTTTTCCGGAACGGAAAAGATAGACCGTACCTACTCCGCTATTGATCTTCGCGAGCTTTACGGCAGTGGCGACCCAGGCCGGTGGCCGCAGGCTCATCTTTTTGATGAGGCCATTGAAGGGTTTCAGGATATTGGACCGCTTCCCAGGCCGGCCTTCCCGAAAGATAATCCATATTCCAAAGAAAAGGAAGAACTGGGCAAGATGCTGTTTTTTGATCCGCGCCTTTCAGGCTCCGGACAAATCTCGTGCACGAACTGTCACGATCCTGAAATGATGTGGGCCGATGGCCGTCGTGTGTCATTCGGACACGACAAACAAACCGGAACCCGTAATGCTCCCACAGTGCTTAATATTGTGTATGCTACACAGCTGTTCTGGGACGGACGGGCAAAAGACCTGGAAGCACAGGCCAAATTTCCTATAGAGAATCCGCTGGAAATGAATATTCACAGCCGTCTGGCAGTACGCAGGATTGCGAAAATTGAGGGTTATAAAGATCTTTTTAAAGCAGCTTTTGGTGATTCTAAGGTTAATGAAGACCGTATTGTAAAAGCTATTGCCACTTTCGAGCGCTCGCTGGTGAGTCCGCCAAGCCGTTTCGATAAGTTTGTCAGCGGACAGAAAAATGCACTGAGCGATTCAGAAGTTCGCGGTTTGCACCTTTTCCGCACCAAAGCCAACTGTATAAACTGTCATAATACCCCTTATTTTTCTGATCAGAAATTCCATAATTTAGGTCTTACCTATTTCGGACGGGAATATCAGGACCTGGGACTTTATGAAATAACGAAGAAAAAGGAAGATGTAGGCAAATTTAAGACACCAACCTTACGGGAAGTGAGCCATACTGCACCCTATATGCATAACGGACTCTTCCCCAATATCCGTGGGGTGCTTAATATGTACAATGCCGGTATGCCCGATGAGAAAGGGAATAAAGAGGATCCTCTTTTTCCGAAAAAATCCGGAATGCTCACCACTCTAAATCTTTCTGAAGAAGATTTTGTAGATATTGAAAACTTCTTAACTTCGCTGCACAGTTATAAGTATAAAATGAGGGCTCCGGTCCTCCCCACCAAATAA